From the Panulirus ornatus isolate Po-2019 chromosome 42, ASM3632096v1, whole genome shotgun sequence genome, the window ATATTTTTCATCGATCACACATATATTCCAACGATCACACATATATTCTCACATTATATTACCCCTGTCCAACAGCTTGGCATGGGTTGTTGTCAGTGACATCCAGTTCCCAGTACCCAGAGGCACGTATTTAACTGTAGCGTAGTGCGccttgaggcaggtgtgtgtgtgtgtgtgtgtgtgtgttgagaaaaAAGTACCCAAACTTTTACTCGCCATTAAATCTATTCTCACCTCTGTCGATTATCTCTCATTTTCTGCTTCAAATACTGTAAAAGATATAACATTATCAAAGACCACGGTTAAGCTGAGAAGTATAATATTGCCACATTTAAACTGTTTAGTGTTTCTCTGTAGTTAATTACTACCATAGTATACCATTAAAGTTTAGTTTTCTGTGAAATATGAAGTGGGAGAAATAATTTTAAAGGTAAACTATTACAGAGGAAAGGACTGCCTCTCCTCAACACTTGTGAATATTTAAAGTTTTGACAAATGTGATCGCCGAAGGACGAACCGAATATTGATTAGTTCGATATTTGAAGTATAATATTGGCGATGACTAGAGTAAACCAAAATATTCGGCCCTTCTCTACAGTGTTGGAAGAACTGAAGATACAGCTGTGTACTTACTGGAAGATATAACACTATAGCCAGCTTTCACACCAGCCGCCCAAGGGCGTGAGCTGTGGGACTAAATTTCCAGAGTCTTAGATggagctggaggggaggagggagttgtgaaTTTTAAAGATACCAATAAGCAATATCTCAGATATCAAAAAGTATAACTTTTAACAATTTATCCTATCATTCGTTGCCGTGTTTCCTGTCACTTTGGGACCTCTTCTCTCCCAGACGCTTGCCCCGGGGGAGCCACCATGTTTAAACGTATTCATAGTTTatgaagaacttaaaaaaaaatgaaatagtgtTACGGAGTGCAGCCACCGCTCTATGACAATCAGTCGGTTCTGATAATATGTTCTCCACTGTGATGTACCGTTGAGTCGTTCAGTTTGACCCGGAGTTGAATATCTGACCAGAACAGCCATGGAACGAAGAGGTAAACAGACGGGAACAAGTACAGGAATTACAGAGAAGAAATATTCTGAACCAGATGAACTACTCTGCTGTTGTACGTGTACAGTGGCTGTGTCATAGTGACAGCTGTACATCAACTGCTGCACTGTACGTGGTTCACTGTACGTGGTGCACAGTAACAGTTGCACTGTACGTAGTGCACAGTAACAGCTGCACTGTACGTGGTGCACTGTATCAGCTGCACTGTGCGTGGTGCACTGTATCAGCTGCACTGTACGTGGTGCACTGTACGTGATGCACAGTAACAGCTGCACTGTACGCAGTGCACAGTAACAGTTGCACTGTACGTGGTGCACAGTAACAGCTGCACTGTACGTGATGCACAGTAACAGCTGCACTGTACGCGGTGCACAGTAACAGCTGCACTGTACGCGGTGCACAGTAACAGCTGCACTGTACGCGGTGCACAGTAACAGTTGCACTGTACGCGGTGCACAGTAACAGCTGCACTATACGTGGTGCACCGTAACAGCTGCACTATACGTGGTGCACCGTAACAGCTGCACTGTACGTGGTGCACAGTAACAGCTGCACTGTACGTGATGCACAGTAACAGCTGCATTGTACGTGGTGCACCGTAACAGCTGCACTATACGTGGTGCACCGTAACAGCTGCACTGTACATGGCCCTCAGGGACACAGAATCTGTTGCGCAGTTGTTGCATTATCAAGCCTCGCAATGCATTAAGCGCTGCtgtttgttcctgttgttgaAGTAGGAACAGAGATTCTTGGCAGCTTTTCTTTTTAGTTACCAACAAATATTAAGACCATTTGGAAGGCTTCACAAACCATGGCACGAAATATTCTGAGGATATTTCGAACTTTGACAACCGTAGCATTATCATCCCTCCACCCGTTGTTGGTGACTTCTTTTAAAGTTCATATAAGTAGTTTGTAAGTATATTGTATCATTTCGATACAAGTAGTTTGTATTTTGTATTCAATATCGATATAAGTAGTTTGTAAGTATATTGTATCATTTCGATGCAAGTAGTTTGTATTTTGTATTCAATATCGATATAAGTAGTTTGTAAGTAAATTTTATTTGATATCGTAAACGCTGAAGGAGCCATCGTTTTGCCAGGGCATGTGGTAGTGTCTCCCTCCATATTACCCTTAAGTGCCTCGGTGCCAAGATTCATCTGGGGTGTTTTAAGGAAGATTCAAGACAACATGTTTGTGGAACTCATCGTAAGACGCCTCTATGCCAAGCTACAGCATTACCATGTGAAGTGCTGCCGGGGAAAAAATGGGCCCAAAAACTAAATGTACACAGAATGTGTAGTAGGCATGTGGGATATTAACCACACAAGAACCATCAAGTAAACAGCtcggaatatttctttttttgagtcAATTTAccgtttcacatttttttttttttttaatgtttaatTACAGAAAATGTAACACGTTTCTGGCGAATCAACTAAAAGTACAAACCAAGAACCAAGTTTCAGGTCAGTCGATCTTAAAATGAGGTAATAAAGTAACACTTtatgaggaaagagagacttagcAAGAACAGTGTCTGCCTCCCTATGGAGATCGACAATGAGGGAGATATGGAGACAATGTGAAGGTAAGATAGCACATTATCTCTGATAAGGAAATGAACGTCCACCTCAAACACGTTCAACTCGAAAAACGCATTCGTCGTCCCTTTACACGCCCTTCGCTTAACGGACTTAACTTTCCTCATAATGTGTGTAACTCACAATATCACCCACGTATGTAACACTTGAACACGAGGATGttcacattttcttcctttctccaTATTACTCATTCTATTTAGTGATTAGAATTTTCTCGTGGCCTCATTCCAGTGACCTGGAGGCCTATTATCTCCGGGTTCAGTTGTCTATATTCACTTTGTTCACTGTGACACCATCCTCAGTGGACCCCCGGTTCACGACACCCGACTTTTGAGTATCAAGTTAGATTAATGGATGTGATAAGAGATGCACAATGGCACGTATTATATAAGCCCTTCATGCCCAAGAGTTatgccatcatggtcaagggtcgtaccgtcgtaagcaagggtcgtaccttcgtgctcaagggccttactcgtcgtgttcaagggtcgtgccgtcgtactcagtgatcgcactgtcgtgctcagtgatcaaacccgtcgtgttcaagggtcgtaccgtcgtgctcaagggtcgtaccgtcgtgaacctCTCGGGAATTTCGGAAAATACGGAAGTCAACTTTTTTTTCGTGTTTATGGATGACAGGTTTTTTGAAAAGGGGAGATAGCGATGCCCCGGAGTGTTGTGCATGGTGCAGTGAGATGGATAGTGACGTGTCtagttggtgaggtggtggggaagggacaTATTGGACAGGGGAGGGCGTCAGGTAGGGGACGTGTTGGACAGGGGAGGGCGTCAGGTAGGGGACGTGTTGGACATGGAGGGCGTCAGGTAGGGGAGGTGTTGGACATGGAGGGCGTCAGGTAGGGGAGGTGTTGGACATGGAGGGCGTCAGGTAGGGGAGGTGTTGGACATGGAGGGCGTCAGGTAGGGGACGTGTTGGACATGGAGGGCGTCAGGTAGGGGACGTGTTGGACATGGAGGGCGTCAGGTAGGGGACGTGTTGGACAGGGGAGGGCGTCAGGTAGGGGACGTGTTGGACAGGGGAGAGCGTCAGGTAGGGGACGTGTTGGACAGGGGAGGGCGTCAGGTAGGGGACGTGTTGGACAGGGGAGGGCGTCAGGTAGGGGACGTGTTGGACAGGGGAGGgcgtcaggtaggagaggtgttGGACAGGGGAGGgcgtcaggtaggagaggtgttGGACAGGGGAGGGCGTCAGGTAGGGGACGTGTTGAGCAGCGACCTTGTGCAGAACAATGCCTGGGTGTGACCGTCTTTGTTCGCTCCACTTTCAGGGTCACGGGAGAGATAAGATACGATATCGCTCTAGTTTGGGATGGCACCTCGGATGACGCCGTCACCCACCTCACCCGTCAGTTCCTCACAGGACGCTTCACTAGCCaatcctccctggccaccacctcacttGACCATTCACAGGTTATTCATCGCCGCGTCATTCACGGGCTGTTCACTAGCGTAGTGAGGAGAACATACGGGCTAGTGGACGGGACATGGGTACATGGTGTAACACTAGGTTACTAGTATAACACCACTGGTGAGGTAACGGTGTAACAATAGGTAACCATGTGATGGGAATGTAGTGGTCTGATTAGAAGTACTAATGTGACAAGGGGAGGTAACGTGACAGGAAGTACAAGAGTACAAGGGCGCTGAATACAGGTTATCGAAGGACCAGGTACAGCAGGCTAGGCGACCTATCATATGCAATTGAGACCAGCCTTGTACAGGTACACTAACCCCAGGTTACTTGTGCAGGTACACTAACCCCAGGTTACTTGTGCAGGTACACTAACCCCAGGTTACTTGTACAAGTACACTAACCCCAGGTTACTTGTGCAGGTACACTAACCCCAGGTTACTTGTACAAGTACACTAACCCCAGGTTACTTGTACAAGTACACTAACCCCAGGTTACTTGTGCAGGTACACTAACCCCAGGTTACTTGTGCAGGTACACTAACCCCAGGTTACTTGTGCAGGTACATTAACCCCAGGTTACTTGTGCAGGTACACTAACCCCAGGTTACTTGTGCAGGTACACTAACCCCAGGTTACTTGTGCAGGTACACTAACCCCAGGTTACTTATGCAGGTACACTAACCCCAGGTTACTTGTGCAGGTACACTAACCCCAGGTTACTTGTGCAGGTACACTAACCCCAGGTTACTTGTGCAGGTACACTAACCCCAGGTTACTTGTGCAGGTACACTAACCCCAGGTTACTTGTGCAGGTACCGGTGAAGATGGAGGAACACAAGGTTGTACCTGACGTGTTGGAGGCGCCGCCCCCAGAGCTCCTGCAGGTGAGCCcgactctccttcctcccttccttccttcagtaaGACGGTCTGTTACTCTCGCTCACGTTTTACATTTTTCTaaattaggtctctctctctctctctctctctctctctctctctctctctctctctctctctctctctctctctctctctctctctctctgcgttttACTTTCACAGGTAACTCGATTTCTTATATTATTACCGCTGATTTCTGTGCAGAAATATCTTAAAAGACTccgtttacaacacacacacacacacacacacacacacacacacacacacacacacacacacacacacacacgcacacacacaatgattACTGGTAACACATCATCACAAATctaaaagatatgaaaatatcTCGGGTATTGTGACATCATTCACTGTTGCTGGGCCAGATGTccccctgatgtgtgtgtgtgtgtgtgtgtggtgtgtgtgtggtgtgtgtgtgtggtgtgtgtgtgtgtgtgtgtgtggtgtgtgtgtgtggggggggtgtgtgtgtgtgtgtggtgtgtgtggtatggggtgtgtgtgtgtgtgtgtgtgtgtgtgtgtgtgtgtgtgtgtgtgtgtgtggtatggggtgtgtgtgtgtgtgtgtgtgtgtgtgtgtgtgtgtgtgtgtgtgtgtgtgtgtgtgtgtgtgtgtgggtatcacTGGTGTTGACGCTTGACTTCCTTGATCAGGTGCGGTATGGGGAGGCCGAGGTAGCGTCTGGGAGAGTCCTCACGCCCACTCAAGTTGTAGCCCCACCCACGCACCTGGCCTGGACTGTGGAGGAGGAAGCACTCTACACCCTCTGCATGACTGGTGAGTAATGCTTGCATCATGTCTGCTGCCTGTgtgacaccaccacatctccgAAGGAGACATTATATAGCTATGGCTTCTTACCTGTTCCCATATGTAGCTGATCGTCTGCACGGCTTGTATGAGATTTACTCCCGTGGATTTGTTTATCATTTGTTCGTTCTTTTTAGTCGAGTCTCGACTCTGCCTCATGACTGTCATGCCTGGTTCCAGACCCGGACGCCCCGAGTCCTCTTGAACCCAAGTTCCGGGAGGTGATGCACTGGCTGGTGGTGAACATTCCGGGCTGCGACGTCGCCCGCGGGGACATCCTCACTCACTTCGTGGGCTCCGGCCCTCCCAAGGGAACTGGTAAGATGGAGGAAGAGCGAGCGAAGAGTGCGGGACAAGGGTTAGGGGAGCGGTAGACAGGGCCAGAGAACCAGTAAAGATGATGGAGGAGGTATAGAGGAGGTAAGAGTGAGTGGCGGGGGGTGTAGGAAAGAGGCAAGCAATGGCTGGACTCGGGTAGAAACAGGAGTCGCGAGACGAGTTTGAGGAGGACAGAAAAGTTGAAAGAGCAGCCAAGGAAGCGAGGAATGAGGGCTGGAAGGAAGTAGTGAGGGACAGACAACACAGCTGAGGCACAGAAGGGAAATTGATTATTCGAAAAGGGGCCAACTATTGTTAAACATTGAGAGGGGGCATAGATATTGTTCTGAAAATAAAGTAAGAATTAGACAAGGAAGGATAATGGTCAGAGCATATGTTTTAGGGAGATATAGAAGTGGTTAGAGAGAATGGGAAGGGGACGTACAATGTACAAACACTTTGTGGTGTAGCATGATTACCACCAGGGGTCTGCGGGGTTAACATCGGTTCGAACCCTAGATTCTATATCATGGGTCGGATGAAGGTAATGCTTGACTCTGCCGGTGTTATTGTGTAGCGAAGGTGGTCTGTGAACCGTGAGGTGACGTCATACAGTGTTCCATCTTCCTCAGGCCTGCACCGCTATGTGTATCTGGTCTATAAACAACCCACTCGCCTCACTTGCGATGAACCTGTCATCCCGAACACCCAAGCTGACGGCAGGAAGTACTTCAGCATCAAGAACTTCGCTGCCAAGTACAAACTCCAGTTGGTAGCTGGTAACTTCTACCGGGCCGAATATGATTCCACCTGTGACGTGCTGCACCGCCAGCTGGGCCTGCGTTACTAAGCCAGCTTGAACACCATCCCAGGTCAGCTGGAACACTTCAACAGTGCAATGCGGCAGCTGGAACACTGGAACAGTGCAAAGCGGCAGTTGGAACACTGGAACAGTGCAAAGCGGCAGTTGGAACACTGGAACAGTGCAAAGCGGCAGTTGGAACACTGGAACAGTGCAAAGCGGCAGTTGGAACACTGGAACAGTGCAAAGCGGCAGTTGGAACACTGGAACAGTCCAAGGCGGCAGCTGGAACAGTCCAAGGCGGCAGCTGGAGCAACCGCCACTGAAGCGTTGCCAACTATAACTGGATAAATCACTATATCTGTTTTGCCATAATGTTGACGACATTTTGTAATACTCTCTTTATTGCCTGTCTTAAAAGCTATCTTAAATCCTGTCATATTAACCTCACTAACTTTGAGATGTCCTTAGCTGTTGCTTATGATCCTCTCGGCTCGTCTTATACGAACGCTATCTTCATGTATTTCACTGAGGTCAATATGAACCTCACTTTCCCAGATGTTCCTTTCCATCTTGTCCCTTCAATCCAGTAATGTATCTAGCATAGCCCATATAAATCTCCCAGTGTTTGCATTGTACTAAGGTGGCTCTGAATAAAAATGGTGATGAAATGTCCTTCTTCGGCTCCCTACTGTTTACAGATGTCATTTGCTTACGCTTAGATCCCACACATCTCGTGGTTTCCTGCAACAACTGGTATCCCATCACTTATTTCATAAtatttgttcctttttttcattcagcTCTTCAAAGTACATCCTTTGCGAGATATTAAACATTCTCAGTTGtgtttctgttatatatatatatatatatatatatatatatatatatatatatatatatatatatatatatatatattttgctttgtcgctgtctcccgcgttagcgaggtagcgcaaggaaacagacgaaagaatggcccaacccacccacatacacatgtatatacatacacgtccacacacgtaaaatatacatacctatacatctcaacgtatacatatatatacacacacagacatatacatatatacacatgtacataattcatactgtttgcctttattcatttccatcgccacctcgccatacatgaaataacaaccccctcccccctcatgtgtgcgaggtagcgctaggaaaagacaacaaaggccacattcgttcacactcagtctctagctgtcatgtaatattgcaccgaaaccacagctccctttccacatccaggccccacagaactttccatggtttaccccagacgcttcacatgccctggttcaatccattgacagcacgtcgatcccggtatccacatcgttccaattcactctattccttgcacacctttcaccctcctgcatgttcaggccccgatcactcaaaatctttttcactccatccttccacctccaatttagtctcccacttctcgttccctccacctctgacacatatatcctcttggtcaatctttcctcactcattctctccatgtgaccaaaccattttaaaacaccctcttctgctctctcaaccacactctttttattaccacacatctctcttaaccctattatcacttactcgatcaaaccacctcacaccacatattgtcctcaaacatctcatttccagcacatccaccctcctgcgctcaactctatccatagcccacgcctcgcaaccatacaacattgttggaaccactattccttcaaacatacccatttttgctttccgagataatgttctcgacttctacacattcttcaaggttcccagaattttcgccccctcccccaccctatgattcacttccgcttccgtggctccatccgctgccaaatccactcccagatatctaaaacacttcgcttcctccagtttttctccattcaaacttacctcccaattgacttgaccctcaaccctactgtacctaataaccttgctcttcttcacatttactctcaactttcttctttcacacactttaccaaactcagtcaccagcttctgcagtttctcacatgaatcagccaccatcgctgtatcatcagcgaacaacaactgactcacttcccaagctctctcatccacaacagactgcatacttgctatatatatatatatatatatatatatatatatatatatagtcttggacTGAGTATCATCTTTGCATATATACCAATCACTTACAACTTTGGAATGTTCCACATTATGACATGCTGTCATTATTGATACGAATAAATATACTAGCCCACGGATCATTGTAATGATCGCGCTATACGTCCTTTTAATCCACTTGTGTCGTATAAAGCTTGTATCACTGAATACTATTCACAAAATCTTGCATTGTAACTGGTCAGTCACTGAATATAGGACATCTGCCATTAATATACGACTCTATAAA encodes:
- the LOC139761980 gene encoding protein D2-like; the encoded protein is MEEHKVVPDVLEAPPPELLQVRYGEAEVASGRVLTPTQVVAPPTHLAWTVEEEALYTLCMTDPDAPSPLEPKFREVMHWLVVNIPGCDVARGDILTHFVGSGPPKGTGLHRYVYLVYKQPTRLTCDEPVIPNTQADGRKYFSIKNFAAKYKLQLVAGNFYRAEYDSTCDVLHRQLGLRY